One part of the Paenibacillus silvisoli genome encodes these proteins:
- a CDS encoding serine hydrolase domain-containing protein produces METRIGSSPEDAGMDAAKLALIFDEVEYGKFKETHGIYAVRNGVRVFESYFYPYSAEKLHNLYSVTKSLTSALIGIAIKQGLIEGVHQKALDFFPEIAALQLDPRKHEITLEHLLTMTPGFEWEDEDSLKAGMKCEDWNRHMFEQPLGHEPGTTFTYNSGCSYMLLSILHRVAGISTTEFAERYLFGPLGISDYYWCTCPKGVLIGGFGALLKPADMVKLGQLYLNGGEWNGQRIVTEEWVRESTIKRTENGYGYHWWVIEEERRYAAAGYGGNFIHVVPDLKLVVAVTNGGGNELPVGMFSRAIVSDEPLPANPEAQALIEERARRAEEMPPIERHLIPGLAERISNRPIRLTPNRGSFESMTFRFETGRPDEADISFSLVGGGTQTCAIGLDNRYRISYAARPDYDVSDAPIATIHDFSTLYPWMLPAYTVGRKGIWRDETTFELQSEAFETGFRQQMTFRFSEAGVTVEAGILSYDDTFTFEGRWD; encoded by the coding sequence ATGGAAACGCGGATCGGGTCGTCCCCGGAAGATGCGGGGATGGATGCGGCAAAGCTTGCGCTCATATTTGACGAAGTAGAGTATGGGAAATTCAAAGAAACGCATGGCATTTACGCGGTTAGAAATGGCGTCCGCGTATTCGAGTCTTACTTTTATCCGTATTCGGCGGAGAAGCTTCATAATTTGTATTCGGTGACGAAGAGTCTTACTTCCGCGCTCATCGGCATCGCGATCAAGCAAGGGCTTATAGAGGGCGTTCATCAGAAAGCGCTCGACTTCTTTCCGGAAATTGCCGCTCTGCAGCTGGATCCCCGCAAGCATGAAATTACGCTCGAGCACCTGCTGACGATGACCCCTGGCTTCGAATGGGAGGACGAGGACTCGCTGAAGGCAGGCATGAAATGCGAGGATTGGAACCGTCACATGTTTGAACAACCGCTCGGGCATGAGCCGGGAACGACGTTCACTTACAATTCCGGCTGCTCGTATATGTTGTTGTCTATTCTGCACCGTGTTGCAGGCATATCGACAACGGAGTTTGCGGAGCGGTATTTGTTCGGCCCGCTTGGCATATCCGATTATTATTGGTGCACGTGCCCGAAAGGGGTTCTGATCGGCGGCTTCGGCGCGCTGCTCAAGCCAGCCGACATGGTGAAATTAGGCCAGTTGTACTTGAACGGCGGCGAATGGAACGGCCAGCGCATCGTGACGGAAGAGTGGGTCCGGGAATCGACGATCAAACGGACGGAGAACGGTTACGGCTATCATTGGTGGGTGATCGAGGAGGAACGACGATACGCCGCGGCGGGTTACGGCGGCAATTTCATTCACGTCGTGCCGGATTTGAAGCTAGTCGTCGCCGTGACGAACGGAGGCGGCAATGAGCTGCCGGTCGGTATGTTCTCGAGGGCGATCGTCTCGGATGAACCGCTCCCGGCGAATCCGGAAGCGCAAGCGTTAATTGAGGAACGCGCAAGGCGAGCAGAGGAAATGCCTCCGATTGAGCGGCACTTGATTCCCGGGCTGGCGGAGCGGATTTCGAATCGGCCAATCAGGCTGACGCCGAATCGCGGCAGCTTCGAATCCATGACATTCCGGTTCGAGACAGGGCGACCGGATGAGGCGGACATCAGCTTCAGCCTTGTCGGCGGAGGGACGCAGACATGCGCGATCGGATTGGATAACCGCTATCGGATCAGCTATGCAGCTCGGCCGGATTATGATGTTTCCGATGCGCCTATCGCAACGATACACGATTTTTCCACGCTGTATCCGTGGATGCTCCCGGCGTACACCGTCGGCCGTAAAGGCATCTGGCGCGACGAGACCACGTTCGAGCTGCAGAGCGAAGCGTTCGAGACGGGCTTCCGTCAGCAGATGACGTTCCGTTTCAGCGAAGCTGGCGTAACGGTGGAAGCCGGCATTCTTTCGTATGACGATACGTTTACGTTCGAGGGCCGTTGGGACTAA
- the cyoA gene encoding ubiquinol oxidase subunit II translates to MRNSKLMRLLATTGVLASTGMLASGCKSMIVFDPKGPIGLQQRDLINITMLLCLIILVPVLIITAWIVWRFRDKKNNDAPYQPIWSHSTKLEIIWWSIPIAVILVLAIVTARYTYATDPAKPLVSDKKAITIQVTSLDWKWLFQYPEQGVATVNYLVIPERTPVRFELTSDGPMNSFWVPQLGGMIYTMSGMATTLYLQADEPGNYMGTGANFTGREFAKMGFTAKAVPQKDFEQWVAEAKASGNELSEEGYQTLAKPGTSDRMTFASIPSGLFERIVHHYSMSRGAPPGYTQKAQTLSGEKAIEHSEGGQLPPGNNAQKDSPDVGSFGSGHSYHKLDHMHMNHGK, encoded by the coding sequence ATGCGTAACTCTAAGCTCATGCGGCTGTTGGCCACGACTGGCGTCTTGGCAAGCACCGGCATGCTTGCTTCGGGCTGTAAGTCGATGATTGTCTTCGATCCGAAAGGGCCAATCGGTCTCCAGCAGCGTGATTTGATCAATATCACCATGCTGCTCTGCTTAATCATCTTAGTTCCGGTGTTAATCATCACGGCTTGGATCGTATGGCGCTTCCGCGACAAGAAGAACAACGATGCCCCCTACCAGCCGATATGGTCTCACAGCACCAAGCTGGAAATCATCTGGTGGAGCATTCCGATCGCCGTCATCCTGGTCCTGGCCATTGTGACTGCACGGTATACGTACGCGACGGATCCGGCGAAACCGCTCGTCTCCGACAAAAAGGCGATCACGATTCAGGTAACCTCGCTGGACTGGAAATGGCTGTTCCAGTATCCGGAGCAAGGTGTCGCAACCGTCAACTATCTGGTCATTCCGGAGCGGACGCCGGTGCGCTTCGAGCTTACCTCGGATGGCCCGATGAACTCGTTTTGGGTCCCGCAGCTTGGAGGGATGATTTATACGATGTCCGGCATGGCGACGACGTTGTATCTGCAAGCCGATGAACCCGGCAATTATATGGGCACCGGAGCCAATTTTACGGGCCGCGAATTCGCGAAAATGGGTTTTACCGCCAAAGCCGTTCCGCAGAAGGATTTCGAGCAATGGGTGGCCGAAGCGAAAGCCAGCGGAAACGAGCTATCCGAAGAGGGCTATCAGACGCTTGCAAAGCCCGGCACTTCAGACCGGATGACGTTCGCTTCCATCCCGTCCGGATTATTCGAGAGAATCGTCCATCACTATTCGATGAGCCGCGGAGCGCCCCCGGGATACACCCAAAAGGCACAAACGCTTAGCGGAGAGAAAGCAATCGAGCACTCGGAAGGCGGCCAGCTGCCTCCAGGTAATAACGCGCAAAAAGATTCCCCTGACGTTGGCAGCTTCGGTTCGGGGCATTCCTATCATAAATTGGACCACATGCACATGAATCATGGCAAATAA
- a CDS encoding cbb3-type cytochrome c oxidase subunit I → MIDQLTDFVSWFFVTGDPLIYGADVAIALTMAAIVFVLTYFRKWGWLWREWLTTVDHKRVGIMYIIAALLMLFRGGVDALMMRTQLAFPDMKFLSPEHYNEVFTTHGVIMILFMAMPLMFGLFNIAVPLQLGARDVAFPFLNSLSFWLFFFGAMLFNTSFVIGGSANAGWLSYPPLSELTGSPGVGEDFYIWGVQISGIGSLMTGINFIVTIVKMRAPGMTWSRVPIFTWSVLSSCIAIIVAFPVLTVTLALLFLDRFLGAHFFTMDGGGNAMMYVNLIWMWGHPEVYIVVLPAFGIFSEVVAAFSRKRLFGYGSMVFAMMSISLMAYFTWLHHFFTMGSGANVNLFFAISTMIIAIPTGVKIFNWLFTMFRGRISFKTPMLWTIAFIPCFVVGGMTGVMLSVAPADFQFHNSYFLIAHFHQVLIGGVAFGYFAGLYYWWPKMFGFKLNETIGKWAFWIWNIGFYVCFMPQYIVGLDGMTRRINSYGWDTGWWALNFTSTIGGFLMGIGFLFQVWQIAHSIKFMEKDTTGDPWGARTLEWSIPSPAPLYNFATTPLVTDRDDWWEEKERIAAGKMPKAKPELEPIHMPKNSPIPFIQSVCWFTVGFGLVFHWLWMAIPGFIGIALTMLAHSFNYDTDYYIPVDEIKRTEARAGRVV, encoded by the coding sequence GTGATTGACCAACTAACCGATTTCGTCTCGTGGTTCTTTGTCACGGGCGATCCGTTGATTTACGGGGCGGATGTGGCGATTGCGCTGACGATGGCGGCAATCGTCTTCGTGCTCACCTATTTCAGAAAATGGGGCTGGCTCTGGCGTGAATGGCTGACGACCGTCGATCATAAGCGCGTCGGGATTATGTATATCATTGCCGCGCTGCTTATGCTGTTCCGCGGCGGCGTGGACGCATTGATGATGCGGACGCAGCTCGCTTTTCCCGATATGAAGTTTCTATCGCCCGAGCACTATAACGAGGTGTTCACCACGCATGGCGTCATCATGATCCTGTTCATGGCGATGCCGCTCATGTTCGGCTTATTCAACATCGCCGTACCGCTGCAGCTGGGAGCGCGCGACGTCGCTTTCCCATTCCTGAACTCGCTTAGCTTCTGGTTGTTTTTCTTCGGCGCGATGCTGTTTAATACGTCTTTCGTCATCGGCGGCTCGGCGAATGCGGGCTGGCTATCGTATCCTCCGCTCTCGGAGCTGACGGGCAGCCCGGGAGTAGGCGAAGACTTCTATATCTGGGGGGTTCAAATTTCCGGGATCGGGTCTCTGATGACGGGCATTAACTTCATTGTTACCATTGTCAAAATGCGCGCGCCAGGAATGACCTGGTCGAGGGTGCCGATCTTTACGTGGTCGGTGCTCTCCAGCTGCATTGCGATTATTGTCGCGTTCCCTGTCTTGACCGTCACGCTGGCGCTGCTGTTCTTGGATCGTTTTCTAGGGGCGCACTTCTTCACGATGGACGGCGGCGGAAATGCGATGATGTACGTCAACCTGATCTGGATGTGGGGCCATCCGGAGGTTTACATCGTCGTTCTTCCGGCCTTCGGAATCTTCTCGGAGGTGGTTGCGGCCTTTTCGAGGAAGCGTTTGTTCGGCTATGGGTCCATGGTGTTTGCGATGATGAGCATTAGCCTCATGGCGTACTTTACGTGGCTCCATCACTTTTTTACGATGGGCTCGGGGGCTAACGTCAATCTCTTCTTTGCGATTTCAACGATGATTATCGCGATTCCGACAGGCGTGAAAATTTTCAACTGGCTGTTCACGATGTTCCGCGGCCGGATCTCGTTCAAAACTCCGATGCTGTGGACGATCGCCTTCATTCCGTGCTTCGTCGTCGGCGGCATGACCGGCGTCATGCTATCGGTAGCACCTGCGGATTTCCAGTTCCATAACAGCTATTTCCTTATCGCTCACTTCCATCAGGTTCTGATCGGCGGAGTCGCTTTCGGCTATTTTGCGGGTCTATATTACTGGTGGCCGAAAATGTTCGGCTTCAAATTGAATGAGACGATCGGCAAATGGGCGTTCTGGATCTGGAACATCGGCTTCTATGTGTGCTTTATGCCCCAGTATATTGTCGGCCTCGACGGCATGACCCGCCGGATCAATTCGTATGGCTGGGATACAGGCTGGTGGGCGCTCAATTTCACGTCGACCATTGGCGGCTTCCTTATGGGCATCGGCTTCCTGTTCCAGGTCTGGCAAATCGCGCACAGCATCAAGTTTATGGAAAAGGATACGACTGGCGATCCGTGGGGAGCCCGCACGCTGGAATGGTCGATTCCATCGCCGGCGCCGCTCTATAATTTTGCGACTACGCCGCTCGTTACGGACCGCGACGATTGGTGGGAGGAGAAGGAACGCATCGCCGCAGGGAAAATGCCTAAGGCGAAGCCGGAGCTCGAGCCTATTCATATGCCGAAAAACTCGCCGATCCCGTTTATTCAATCCGTCTGCTGGTTTACGGTCGGTTTCGGTCTTGTGTTTCACTGGCTGTGGATGGCGATTCCCGGCTTCATCGGCATCGCTTTGACGATGCTGGCCCATTCGTTCAACTACGATACCGATTACTACATTCCTGTGGATGAAATCAAGCGCACAGAAGCAAGGGCAGGGAGGGTTGTCTGA
- the cyoC gene encoding cytochrome o ubiquinol oxidase subunit III, whose translation MAHAHNHTFAHEGGHDGHHDLEELRKFGFWIFLITDCILFATLFATYLVLHESTAGGPDAKEIFEMPGVIVETFILLTSSFTSGLAVLAMNAGSRNGLLGWLVVTILLGAAFIGMEVTEFAKLIHEGHTIQTSAFLSGFFTLVGTHGLHVSLGICWITAIIIQLTRHGITPVTRRKVHITSLYWHFLDAVWIFVFTFVYLMGVM comes from the coding sequence ATGGCGCACGCTCACAATCATACTTTCGCGCATGAGGGCGGTCATGATGGCCATCACGATTTGGAGGAGCTTCGCAAATTCGGCTTCTGGATCTTTCTCATCACCGACTGCATCTTGTTCGCTACCCTGTTTGCCACCTATCTCGTGCTTCATGAAAGTACGGCAGGCGGGCCCGATGCGAAAGAAATATTCGAGATGCCCGGCGTCATCGTCGAAACGTTCATTCTGCTGACGAGCAGCTTCACAAGCGGTCTGGCCGTGCTGGCCATGAATGCGGGCAGCCGGAATGGACTGTTAGGCTGGCTTGTTGTGACGATCCTGCTTGGCGCCGCCTTTATTGGGATGGAAGTAACCGAATTCGCGAAGCTCATCCATGAGGGGCATACCATACAAACCAGCGCGTTTCTGTCCGGCTTCTTCACGCTTGTCGGTACGCACGGACTGCATGTCTCTCTGGGCATCTGCTGGATTACGGCGATCATCATCCAGCTGACCCGTCACGGCATCACGCCGGTCACGCGGCGAAAGGTACATATTACAAGCTTGTATTGGCACTTTCTTGACGCGGTCTGGATCTTCGTCTTCACGTTCGTTTACTTAATGGGGGTGATGTGA
- the cyoD gene encoding cytochrome o ubiquinol oxidase subunit IV — MAHNHTIGHGHQGSHGDHAEHHGSLKEYVIGFVLSIILTIIPILAVMNHWFGKTATIIVLLATAVMQFAVQLLFFMHLREEKGPRYNLITLILGLIIVVVVIYGSIWIMDHNKMY; from the coding sequence GTGGCGCACAATCATACCATCGGACATGGCCATCAAGGGAGCCATGGCGACCATGCCGAGCACCATGGCTCCCTTAAGGAGTATGTGATCGGATTCGTGCTCTCCATCATCCTGACGATCATCCCGATACTTGCCGTCATGAATCACTGGTTCGGGAAAACGGCAACGATCATTGTCCTGCTGGCCACGGCGGTGATGCAGTTTGCGGTGCAGCTGCTGTTCTTCATGCACTTGCGGGAAGAGAAAGGGCCGCGGTACAACTTGATCACGCTTATACTCGGTTTGATCATCGTTGTCGTCGTCATTTACGGCTCCATCTGGATTATGGATCATAATAAGATGTATTAA
- a CDS encoding Gfo/Idh/MocA family protein — MRTVKIGIIGCGMIANGKHMPSLAKVEQAEMVAFCDLIEDRAREAAEKYGAPGARVFTDYKQLLAMEEIEVIHVLTPNISHAEISIAALEAGKHVMCEKPMAKTGAEAKAMYDAHVRTGKKLTVGYQNRSKAQSQLLKKMIENDELGEIYYAKAVATRRRGVPTWGVFLDKEKQGGGPMIDIGTHSLDLILWLMNNYEPESVVGSVFHKLKDTENAANEWGSWDPKEFEVEDSAFGYVKFKNGAVVSIETSWALNIAKTEGSYLCGTKGGADFNGGLRINGERDGSLFLNVIDVDPKARERFRGENLTDFEYEAKQWIHCIVNDTEPLVKPEEAMVVSAILEAVYISAQTGKPVYFDERTLC; from the coding sequence ATGCGGACAGTCAAGATCGGAATCATCGGATGCGGCATGATCGCGAACGGCAAGCATATGCCGAGCCTGGCCAAAGTGGAGCAGGCGGAGATGGTTGCCTTCTGCGATCTGATCGAGGATCGCGCGCGCGAGGCCGCCGAGAAGTACGGCGCGCCAGGCGCCCGGGTATTTACGGATTACAAACAGCTGCTCGCCATGGAAGAAATCGAAGTCATTCATGTTCTGACGCCGAATATCTCCCATGCCGAGATTTCGATCGCGGCATTGGAGGCCGGGAAGCATGTCATGTGCGAGAAGCCGATGGCAAAGACCGGAGCCGAAGCGAAAGCCATGTACGACGCTCATGTCCGGACCGGGAAGAAGCTGACGGTCGGTTACCAGAACCGGAGCAAGGCGCAGTCCCAGCTGCTGAAGAAAATGATCGAGAACGACGAGCTTGGCGAAATCTATTATGCCAAAGCGGTCGCGACCAGACGGAGGGGCGTCCCCACATGGGGCGTGTTTCTGGATAAGGAGAAGCAGGGCGGAGGTCCGATGATCGACATCGGCACCCACTCTCTGGATCTCATCCTCTGGCTGATGAACAACTACGAGCCGGAAAGCGTCGTGGGCAGCGTCTTCCACAAATTAAAGGATACGGAGAACGCGGCGAACGAGTGGGGCTCCTGGGATCCGAAGGAATTCGAAGTGGAGGATTCGGCCTTCGGCTACGTGAAATTCAAGAACGGCGCCGTCGTTTCGATCGAAACCAGTTGGGCGCTCAATATCGCCAAGACGGAAGGATCGTATTTATGCGGCACGAAGGGCGGAGCGGACTTCAACGGCGGCCTGCGCATCAACGGCGAGCGGGACGGCAGCTTATTCCTGAATGTCATCGACGTGGATCCGAAGGCGAGGGAACGCTTCAGAGGCGAGAATCTGACGGACTTCGAGTACGAAGCCAAGCAGTGGATCCACTGCATCGTGAACGATACGGAGCCGCTCGTAAAGCCCGAAGAGGCGATGGTTGTTTCGGCGATTCTGGAGGCGGTGTATATCTCCGCCCAAACCGGGAAGCCGGTCTACTTCGACGAACGTACCCTCTGTTGA